A region of the Actinomycetota bacterium genome:
CCGATAGCTCCTGAACCACGGCTGAACGACCGTATTCGCGTTCCCGAGGTACGGGTAGTAGGTCCCGGCGGAGAACAGTTGGGCATCATGACCACCGCCCAGGCATTGAGTCGAGCACAACAGCTCGACTTCGATCTGGTCGAGGTAGCGCCGCAGGCAGACCCACCGGTCTGCAAGATCATGGATTACGGGAAGTACAAGTACGAGCAGGACGTCAAAGCCAAAGAAGCACGGAAGCGCCAGCAGCAGGTCACTGTCAAGGAGATGAAGTTCAAGCCCAAAATCTCCACGCACGACTACGACACGAAGAAGCACCACATCGAGAAGTTCCTGAATGCGGGCTCGAAGGTGAAGATCACCGTCTGGTTCCGGGGCAGGGAGATGCAGCACACCGAGCTCGGTGCGAGATTGCTTACGAACCTGTCGACGCAGCTGGAAGATATAGCGGTTGTCGAGATGCACCCGAAGCTCGATGGCAAGAACATGGTGATGGTTCTCGCTCCGGTCAAGAAGACGGGTGCGAAATCGGAGAAGGAACCGAAGAGCCAGCACGCCTGACCCTAGAGAAGTTAAGAGGTTTCGAAATGCCAAAGCAGAAGACTCACCGTGGCGCCGCGAAGAGATTCCGCGTCACCGGATCGGGCAAAATCGTTCGCGAGCAGGCTCACATCAAGCACTACCTCGAGCACAAGCCGGGCTCGTTGAGAAGGCGGCTTCAGCACCCCTCGTTGGTCTCCAAGGCGGACACCAAAAGGGTGAAGCGGATGTTGGGGATATAGGACCGTGGCCAGAGTAAAACGATCAGTTCACAGCAAGAAGCACCGACGCGCGACCCTAAAGGCCGCCAAGGGCTACCGCGGGGCACGCAGCCGCCACTACCGGGTTGCCAACGAGCAGCTTCTGCACTCGATGACCTACGCCTACCGGGACCGCAAGGACCGCAAAGGCCAGTTCCGGCGCCTTTGGATCGCCCGCATCAATGCAGCCGCCCGGACCAACGGTATCTCGTACAGCCGCTTCATCGAGGGACTCTCCAAGGCAGGGGTCGAGGTCGACCGCAAGGTTCTGGCCGAGATTGCAGTGAGCGACGCGGCGGCCTTTTCCGCCCTCGCAGGCACCGCCAAAGCTGCGCTGGGAGACTAGTAGTCCGCCGAAAGGCGTCAAAATTGACGCCTAACCGGCGCATTGGTCCGCCAGCCGAAAGGTGCCGGGTAAGCCTTGATCACCAGCCTGCGCAACCCCCACATCCAGGCTGCTCGAAAACTCGTTAAGCGCGCAGTCCGGGACGCCCGGCGGGAGTTCCTGGTGGAAGGGCCCAACGGCGTCGGCCAGGCGCTGGACTCCGGCGCCCCGCTCACCGTCCTGTTTCTCGCCGGCCCGGACGACCCTTTCCCCGAGCACAGCCGCCGGGCCAGAGCCGGGGGCGTCCCGGTGCTCGCCGTCTCGGACGACGTGATGAGGGCAATCTCCTCCACCACCACCCCCGCCGGGATAGTTGCGGTCAGCCGCTTTGTCGACCGGGACCCGGTGGCGCTCCTGAGGGACCCGCCGAGCCTGGCCGTCGTGCTCGCCGGAGTCCGGGATCCCGGCAACGCCGGGACGATCATCCGCAGCTGCGCCGCCGCCGGCGCCGACGCCGTCTTTCTCGGGGAAGCCACGGTCGACATCTACAACCCCAAGTTCGTTCGGGCCACGGCCGGCGCCCTGTTCAATCTCCCGTTCGCCCGGAATGTTGAGTTACCCTGGCTCTTGGAGAAGTTGGGAAGTCTCGACCTGCAGCGTGTGGCTGCGGACCCGGTTGGAGAAGTGGTGTACGACCAGGTTGACTTCAGGCGGCGCACCGCCTTCGTTTTGGGAAATGAGGCTTGGGGCGTGACTGAAGAGCTTGCGTCCGCAGTAGACGCAAGGGTGAGTATCCCGATGAGCAAGAGCGTGGAGTCGTTGAACGTCGGCATGGCAGCAACGGTGCTTCTCTTCGAGGCTGCCCGGCAACGGAGGGCGGGCTGATGGCCGGCTCCGACCTCGCCGGGATCATCGCCAACATTCGTGAGGCGATCGTGGTGGTAGACGAGAAGGGCGCGGTCGTCGAGTGGCTCGGAGGCGCCCGGCGGATGTTCGGCTGGTCGCCCGAGGAGATCGCAGGGCGCAACCTGGACGAGGTGCTGCAACCCAAGGACGTGAACGGAAACAAGACTTGTGTCGCACGGGTAGCGAAGGATAAAGAACTGGCCATCACCAAGGGAACACCGGAACGGGAGGTGCTCACGCTCACCAAGAGCGGTGCGCCCCTGTGGATCGGCGTGACCTCGAGCTTCGAGCGTGCTCCGGGCGGGGCGGTCGTCAGGACTACCGCGGTGATGCGGGACATCGGGCGGCGCAAGCGGGTGGACATGGCCAAGTCCGAGGTGATCTCGGCTGTGGCCCACGAGCTTCGCTCCCCGCTTACCTCGGTAAAAGGGTTCACGTCCACGCTGCT
Encoded here:
- the infC gene encoding translation initiation factor IF-3 encodes the protein MNDRIRVPEVRVVGPGGEQLGIMTTAQALSRAQQLDFDLVEVAPQADPPVCKIMDYGKYKYEQDVKAKEARKRQQQVTVKEMKFKPKISTHDYDTKKHHIEKFLNAGSKVKITVWFRGREMQHTELGARLLTNLSTQLEDIAVVEMHPKLDGKNMVMVLAPVKKTGAKSEKEPKSQHA
- the rpmI gene encoding 50S ribosomal protein L35, with the protein product MPKQKTHRGAAKRFRVTGSGKIVREQAHIKHYLEHKPGSLRRRLQHPSLVSKADTKRVKRMLGI
- the rplT gene encoding 50S ribosomal protein L20, which translates into the protein MARVKRSVHSKKHRRATLKAAKGYRGARSRHYRVANEQLLHSMTYAYRDRKDRKGQFRRLWIARINAAARTNGISYSRFIEGLSKAGVEVDRKVLAEIAVSDAAAFSALAGTAKAALGD
- a CDS encoding RNA methyltransferase, producing the protein MITSLRNPHIQAARKLVKRAVRDARREFLVEGPNGVGQALDSGAPLTVLFLAGPDDPFPEHSRRARAGGVPVLAVSDDVMRAISSTTTPAGIVAVSRFVDRDPVALLRDPPSLAVVLAGVRDPGNAGTIIRSCAAAGADAVFLGEATVDIYNPKFVRATAGALFNLPFARNVELPWLLEKLGSLDLQRVAADPVGEVVYDQVDFRRRTAFVLGNEAWGVTEELASAVDARVSIPMSKSVESLNVGMAATVLLFEAARQRRAG